The Flaviramulus sp. BrNp1-15 genome has a window encoding:
- a CDS encoding DUF1361 domain-containing protein, producing the protein MDYIKQLLFSRFKTYALVSISMLLSIVLLMVRMKLTHSFYFLFLVWNLFLAVIPFAITSYLVSLPKLNKIGFVLCFSVWLLFLPNAPYIVTDLINLRLNYGYYIWLDVLLVSSFALNGLLLFFLSLIDTKLLLQDYFKKSITNYIITFILFLSGFGVYLGRFLRYNSWEILSNPKLLLIDILNIAIQPNTNKEAWLFTILFGTFLYIGFWVFKNLNYNI; encoded by the coding sequence ATGGATTACATAAAACAACTTCTTTTTAGCCGTTTTAAAACTTATGCATTAGTTAGCATATCAATGCTTTTAAGTATTGTTTTACTTATGGTTAGAATGAAACTTACACATTCCTTTTACTTCTTGTTTTTGGTTTGGAATTTGTTTTTAGCAGTCATTCCTTTTGCAATTACAAGCTATTTAGTGAGTCTTCCCAAGCTCAATAAAATAGGTTTTGTATTATGTTTTAGTGTTTGGCTGCTTTTTTTACCAAATGCGCCATACATTGTTACAGATTTAATTAATTTAAGATTAAACTATGGCTATTACATATGGTTAGATGTTTTATTGGTGAGCTCATTTGCTTTAAACGGACTGCTACTCTTCTTCCTATCTTTAATAGATACGAAACTTCTTTTACAGGATTACTTTAAAAAGTCAATTACTAATTATATTATAACATTTATTCTGTTTTTATCTGGCTTTGGAGTGTATTTGGGTCGGTTTTTACGTTACAATTCTTGGGAAATATTAAGCAATCCAAAGCTGCTATTAATAGATATATTGAATATTGCTATACAACCTAACACAAATAAAGAAGCTTGGTTATTTACTATATTGTTTGGTACTTTTTTATACATTGGTTTTTGGGTGTTTAAAAATTTGAATTATAACATATGA
- a CDS encoding NAD(P)-dependent oxidoreductase: protein MKFAIIKERKNPPDRRVVFSPEKLAEAKAQFPDAEFIVESSSIRVFPDSAYQKLGFEVTDDVSDCDVMIGVKEVPIEALVPNKKYFFFSHTIKKQPYNRKLLKAILEKKIELYDHETIVGSNGFRLIGFGRYAGLVGAYNGFRALGLRDNLFSLPKVETLADLDEVKAELDKITLPNIKILLSGTGKVARGAKEILDHLGVKEVSDALYLTSKFTEPVYCLVDVMEYAKRKDGKVGNTTEFYKDPSGYESNFMPYAKETDFFIAGHFYGTGAPYLFTREDAKSSNFNINLVADISCDIDGPVASTLRASTIAEPFYGYNPQTENEVDFNDENAITVMAVDNLPCELPKDASEGFGEMFLEHVIPAFFNNDAEGVLQRAKITEKGKLTERFAYLQGYVDGI, encoded by the coding sequence ATTAAATTCGCTATAATAAAAGAACGTAAAAACCCACCAGATAGACGTGTAGTCTTTTCGCCAGAAAAACTGGCTGAGGCAAAGGCTCAATTTCCAGATGCTGAATTTATTGTAGAATCTTCAAGTATTCGCGTATTTCCAGATTCAGCGTATCAAAAATTAGGATTTGAAGTGACAGACGATGTGTCAGATTGTGATGTGATGATAGGTGTGAAAGAAGTTCCAATAGAAGCCTTAGTACCAAATAAAAAATACTTTTTCTTTTCGCATACCATAAAAAAACAACCTTATAATAGAAAGTTACTAAAAGCCATTTTAGAGAAAAAAATTGAGTTATACGACCATGAAACCATTGTTGGTAGTAACGGATTTCGTTTAATAGGTTTTGGACGTTATGCAGGATTGGTAGGTGCTTATAATGGTTTTAGAGCATTAGGTTTACGCGATAATTTATTCAGTTTGCCAAAAGTAGAAACATTGGCAGATTTAGATGAGGTAAAAGCAGAGTTAGATAAAATAACCTTACCAAATATTAAAATACTACTTTCTGGAACAGGTAAAGTGGCTAGAGGTGCAAAAGAAATCTTAGATCATTTAGGTGTGAAAGAAGTAAGTGATGCTTTATATTTAACATCTAAATTTACAGAGCCTGTATATTGTTTGGTAGATGTTATGGAGTATGCAAAAAGAAAAGATGGTAAAGTGGGTAATACTACAGAGTTTTACAAAGATCCATCAGGCTACGAAAGTAACTTTATGCCCTATGCTAAAGAAACAGACTTTTTCATTGCCGGACATTTTTATGGCACAGGAGCACCGTATTTGTTTACCAGAGAAGATGCAAAATCGTCAAACTTTAATATTAATTTGGTAGCAGATATCTCTTGTGATATTGATGGTCCAGTTGCTTCAACATTACGAGCATCAACAATTGCAGAACCGTTTTATGGTTATAATCCTCAAACAGAAAATGAAGTTGATTTTAATGATGAAAATGCTATAACTGTTATGGCAGTAGATAATTTACCATGCGAATTACCAAAAGATGCCAGCGAAGGTTTTGGTGAGATGTTTTTAGAGCATGTTATTCCAGCATTTTTTAATAACGACGCCGAAGGGGTTTTGCAACGCGCCAAAATTACCGAGAAAGGCAAACTAACTGAGCGTTTTGCTTATTTACAAGGTTATGTCGATGGTATTTAA
- a CDS encoding MSEP-CTERM sorting domain-containing protein, with translation MKNLLNPKWLLIINTLPIAILFLLFLSDYNIIKTLLTEDNLTYWKGFGFALFVLASSNLIYTLVCIGRKKNISIYYGFISLTLYIIFIYQYNVHSNSILPWSIPRWMLSGDLLLYVGTFLMPTLAHALFIIVIRLTSTKKDYKAWHNLLLSLAVPLVWYFFFQVILPFWRIVDSGFGEHTFIILMIIGVIIFLFFLIRSIYILSIKKGGKWKKYQLVWKIPIAILFPLLGLLVNTGFLIDGFANENSGVFGDFNSYWFYIIALVNGILICLPNTKNKTYRLALFIGRSITLTFTLYFFIVFLPFLPLSVIAVIAIGVGFLMLTPLVLFIIHIQELVSDYSFLKQHFSKLLLITISLIGFFIIPISLSLSYHQDKLVLHKTLDYIYSPNYSKDYNIDKKSLKKTLNTVRKHKVRRNDFLSGNQTPYLSPLFNWIVLDNLTLSDSKINMIEQIFFNAESLNIQSENIRNNGVNISNITSTSIYNQVENNWTSWINIEITNTNSNNFNSEYATTIDLPNGCWINDYYLYVGDKKEMGILAEKKSAMWVFSQIRNENKDPGLLYYLTGNKVSFRVFPFAEKEVRKTGIQFIHKEPITINIDNHEVALGDSTKTEVNYSSQNQHVAYVSSLEKKSLKKVSRNPYYHFIIDISAKKENLIDRYAKTINQFLEKNPLKTNHKISFTNSYSKSIEYNEDWEVNFNKQTFEGGFYLERAIKKIYFEAYKTITDSYPIIIVVTDNMLNSIISKDFKDFKIAFPESNLFYHLNTLGHIASHDLTNNPKESTNDNISVTLNHSVLTWPNSTNSLAYLANNKQSDIILKSTIFKIDENEIKKSSWNSGLLIQGKWLSHILHPERSENEWNKQVKYSFIANIMSPLTSYIVVENEAQKAILKKKQEEVLSGKKSLDLNEETQRMSEPRLIFLFVLFGIFLLLKQKRLKLFQN, from the coding sequence ATGAAAAACTTACTTAACCCAAAATGGCTTTTAATTATAAACACTTTACCTATAGCAATACTATTCTTATTGTTTTTAAGTGACTATAATATTATTAAGACACTATTAACAGAAGATAATTTAACCTATTGGAAAGGATTCGGATTTGCATTATTTGTTTTAGCTAGTTCAAATTTAATCTATACACTTGTTTGTATAGGTAGAAAAAAGAACATTTCTATATACTATGGATTTATAAGTTTAACCTTATACATTATATTTATTTACCAGTACAATGTTCATTCTAATTCTATTTTACCTTGGAGCATTCCAAGATGGATGCTATCGGGTGATTTATTACTTTATGTTGGCACATTTTTAATGCCAACGCTAGCGCATGCATTGTTTATTATAGTTATAAGATTAACGTCAACAAAAAAAGATTATAAAGCATGGCATAATCTTTTACTTTCTTTAGCAGTACCTTTAGTTTGGTATTTTTTCTTTCAAGTTATTCTTCCGTTTTGGAGAATAGTGGACTCTGGTTTTGGTGAACATACATTTATTATTTTAATGATTATTGGTGTAATCATTTTCCTGTTTTTTTTAATTAGAAGTATTTATATTTTGTCTATAAAAAAAGGAGGAAAATGGAAAAAATATCAACTAGTATGGAAAATTCCAATTGCTATTCTATTTCCATTATTAGGTCTTTTAGTAAATACAGGTTTTTTAATTGATGGTTTTGCTAATGAAAACTCTGGTGTTTTTGGAGATTTTAATTCTTACTGGTTTTATATAATTGCTTTAGTAAATGGTATTTTAATATGTTTACCAAATACAAAAAACAAAACTTATAGACTTGCTTTATTTATTGGTCGCAGTATTACATTAACCTTTACCTTATACTTTTTTATTGTTTTTTTACCTTTTTTACCTCTTTCCGTTATTGCAGTTATTGCCATTGGTGTTGGATTTTTAATGCTAACACCTTTAGTTCTTTTTATTATTCATATACAAGAATTGGTTTCTGATTATTCATTTTTAAAACAGCATTTTTCAAAACTTTTACTTATTACTATTTCATTAATTGGTTTTTTTATAATTCCAATAAGCTTATCCCTTTCCTATCATCAAGACAAACTTGTTTTACATAAAACTTTAGACTACATCTATAGTCCAAACTATTCTAAAGATTACAATATTGATAAAAAATCTTTAAAGAAAACATTGAATACTGTAAGGAAGCATAAAGTACGTAGAAACGATTTTTTATCAGGAAATCAAACTCCTTACCTTTCACCTCTTTTTAATTGGATTGTTTTAGACAACTTAACATTATCTGATTCTAAAATAAATATGATAGAACAGATCTTTTTTAATGCTGAATCTTTAAATATTCAATCAGAAAACATAAGAAATAATGGTGTTAATATATCTAACATAACATCAACAAGCATCTATAATCAAGTTGAAAACAATTGGACAAGCTGGATTAACATAGAAATAACAAACACTAATAGTAATAACTTCAATTCAGAATATGCAACAACTATAGATTTACCAAATGGATGTTGGATTAATGACTATTACCTTTATGTTGGTGACAAAAAAGAAATGGGAATTTTAGCTGAAAAAAAATCTGCAATGTGGGTGTTTTCACAAATTAGAAATGAGAATAAAGACCCTGGCTTATTATATTATTTAACAGGAAATAAAGTATCATTTAGAGTATTCCCATTTGCTGAAAAAGAAGTTAGAAAAACTGGAATTCAATTTATTCATAAAGAACCTATAACAATTAATATTGACAACCATGAAGTAGCTTTAGGAGATTCAACAAAAACAGAAGTAAATTATTCTTCACAAAACCAACATGTAGCTTATGTTTCTTCATTAGAAAAAAAATCATTAAAAAAAGTATCAAGAAACCCATACTATCATTTTATTATTGATATTTCAGCTAAAAAAGAAAATTTAATAGACCGTTATGCAAAAACAATTAATCAATTCTTAGAGAAGAATCCATTAAAAACTAATCATAAAATAAGCTTTACTAACTCATATTCAAAGTCTATTGAATATAATGAAGACTGGGAAGTTAATTTTAATAAACAAACTTTCGAAGGTGGATTTTATCTGGAACGAGCTATAAAGAAAATTTATTTTGAAGCTTATAAAACTATAACTGATTCATATCCTATAATTATTGTAGTTACAGATAATATGCTTAATTCAATAATCTCTAAAGACTTTAAAGATTTCAAAATAGCTTTCCCAGAAAGTAATCTCTTTTACCACTTAAACACACTAGGTCATATAGCATCTCATGATTTAACCAATAATCCCAAAGAGTCTACTAATGATAATATTTCAGTTACATTAAACCATTCGGTTTTAACATGGCCAAATTCAACGAACTCATTAGCTTATTTAGCAAATAACAAACAATCGGATATTATTTTAAAGTCTACAATTTTTAAAATAGATGAAAATGAAATAAAAAAGAGTAGTTGGAATTCTGGATTACTAATACAAGGTAAATGGTTATCTCACATATTACATCCAGAAAGATCAGAAAATGAATGGAACAAACAAGTAAAGTATAGTTTTATAGCCAATATAATGTCACCTCTTACTTCTTATATTGTAGTTGAAAATGAAGCACAAAAAGCCATATTAAAAAAGAAACAAGAAGAAGTGCTTTCTGGAAAAAAGTCTTTGGACTTAAATGAAGAAACTCAACGTATGTCTGAGCCTAGATTAATTTTTTTATTTGTATTATTTGGAATATTTCTACTATTAAAGCAAAAACGTTTGAAACTATTTCAAAATTAA
- the xrtK gene encoding exosortase K has translation MKTKNTIYYIIVLSLIVFGKTAHIYATNNSLIFILKPLSNIVSFITDTDFIYSNTNGFYFEVLNITIDKSCSGINFWLISFVVFINLLLNICKSTFQKTILFPLILLMTFILTLFANTSRILISIFIEKQTKFNYSWLHQAEGVFIYLFFLILTYTIINHLLSKYNIYDEKLT, from the coding sequence ATGAAAACTAAAAACACAATTTACTATATCATTGTTTTATCATTGATTGTTTTTGGAAAAACAGCACATATATATGCAACAAATAATTCGCTTATATTTATTTTAAAACCTTTAAGCAATATAGTTTCATTTATTACAGATACAGATTTTATTTATTCCAATACAAATGGTTTCTATTTTGAAGTATTAAACATCACAATTGACAAATCGTGTTCAGGTATTAATTTTTGGCTTATCAGCTTTGTTGTTTTTATCAATTTACTATTAAATATTTGTAAATCAACTTTTCAAAAAACTATACTATTCCCTCTTATTTTATTAATGACTTTTATATTAACTCTTTTTGCAAATACATCGCGAATACTAATATCAATATTTATAGAAAAACAAACCAAATTCAACTATTCTTGGCTACATCAAGCAGAAGGTGTTTTCATCTATTTATTTTTTTTAATTCTCACATACACTATCATTAATCACTTACTATCTAAATACAACATTTACGATGAAAAACTTACTTAA
- a CDS encoding vancomycin high temperature exclusion protein produces the protein MKYIKKIVLLTLFILTYVLIINLWITIKTKDFIYDSVLDIPKNKVGLVLGAGKITSNGNINLYYKYRVEAAVNLYKFGKIEFILISGDNSRIDYDEPTTFKNDLIKRGIPANKIYLDYAGFRTLDSIIRAKKIFGLNSVTIISQKFHNERALYLAKHFEIDAIAFNANDIKGRYGLKTNLREYLAKTKASIDILFNVKPKFLGKKIDII, from the coding sequence ATGAAATACATAAAAAAAATAGTTTTGCTAACCTTATTCATTTTAACTTATGTTTTAATAATAAACCTTTGGATAACCATAAAAACCAAAGACTTTATTTATGATTCTGTATTAGATATTCCAAAAAACAAAGTTGGTCTTGTTTTAGGCGCAGGCAAAATAACATCAAACGGTAATATAAATTTATACTACAAATACCGAGTTGAAGCAGCAGTTAATCTATACAAATTTGGGAAAATAGAGTTCATTTTAATTAGTGGAGATAACAGTAGAATAGATTATGACGAACCTACAACGTTTAAAAATGACTTAATAAAAAGAGGTATTCCTGCTAATAAAATATATTTAGACTATGCTGGTTTTAGAACATTAGATTCGATTATAAGAGCAAAAAAAATCTTTGGATTAAATTCAGTAACAATTATATCACAAAAATTTCATAATGAACGTGCACTATATCTAGCAAAACATTTTGAGATTGATGCTATAGCTTTCAATGCAAATGATATTAAAGGAAGGTATGGTCTAAAAACGAATTTAAGAGAATATTTAGCAAAAACTAAAGCATCAATTGATATTCTATTTAATGTTAAACCTAAATTTTTAGGTAAAAAAATAGATATTATATGA
- a CDS encoding DUF2809 domain-containing protein has protein sequence MNLKFNKTYLIIIILLFITEVLIAVYLKSGFIRHTFGDYLAVILVYSFIKSFIKGNHFKIAISVLVFAFFIEFLQLVNILEILHLQNNHLIKIIIGSTFHISDLVAYTFGIITVLITEFKIYKLWIT, from the coding sequence ATGAATCTAAAATTCAACAAAACATATTTAATAATTATCATACTACTTTTTATAACCGAAGTACTAATTGCCGTTTATTTAAAAAGTGGCTTTATACGCCATACGTTTGGCGATTATTTAGCAGTTATTCTGGTTTATAGTTTTATAAAAAGTTTTATTAAAGGCAATCATTTTAAAATTGCAATTTCAGTTTTGGTATTCGCTTTTTTTATTGAGTTTTTACAACTCGTAAATATTCTGGAAATACTTCATCTTCAAAATAACCATTTAATAAAAATTATAATAGGCAGTACATTTCATATCTCAGATTTAGTGGCTTATACCTTTGGTATTATAACTGTACTAATTACAGAATTTAAAATCTATAAACTATGGATTACATAA